The following are encoded in a window of Methanomassiliicoccales archaeon genomic DNA:
- a CDS encoding NAD(P)/FAD-dependent oxidoreductase — MDCDLVILGAGPGGLTAGIYAAMRKLKAIILEAEEAGGQPMSIYPGKGIANYPGIENLEGKEMAERLIAHARAAGCELKVKERAINILDEGEGLRVFTERSSYLTRAVIISTGAGSNRPKKLGVKGEDHFVNRGVFYKLPDKSELHGKKIIFVGGGNSALEMALMACEVASVCLVHRRESFRADACFVERLEPSHVQTYLCSEIEEIKGKDRVESVVIKSGEPPKSIEIPADMVIINIGFAIEHEDAKNWGVRLENGLIVVDSEMKTSRRGIFACGDIAVYPGKYKQIVTACGEGATAANSAFKYIQKPYWA; from the coding sequence ATGGACTGTGACCTGGTGATCCTCGGTGCGGGACCGGGTGGTCTGACCGCTGGCATATACGCCGCCATGCGCAAGCTCAAGGCCATAATCCTGGAGGCCGAAGAAGCCGGAGGCCAGCCCATGAGCATCTACCCGGGCAAGGGGATAGCCAACTACCCGGGCATAGAGAACCTGGAAGGCAAGGAGATGGCGGAGCGGCTCATCGCCCATGCCCGGGCAGCGGGGTGCGAGTTGAAGGTGAAGGAGCGCGCCATCAACATCTTGGACGAGGGAGAGGGGCTTCGGGTCTTCACTGAGAGATCATCCTACCTGACCAGAGCGGTGATCATTTCTACCGGTGCGGGCTCCAACCGTCCGAAGAAGCTCGGGGTGAAGGGCGAGGACCATTTCGTGAACCGGGGAGTGTTCTACAAGCTCCCAGACAAGAGCGAGCTCCACGGAAAGAAGATAATCTTCGTGGGAGGTGGCAACAGCGCCCTGGAGATGGCGCTCATGGCGTGCGAAGTGGCGAGTGTCTGCCTGGTGCATCGCCGCGAGTCGTTCCGTGCCGACGCCTGCTTCGTGGAGAGACTGGAGCCCTCGCATGTCCAGACCTATCTATGCTCTGAGATCGAGGAGATCAAGGGAAAGGACCGAGTGGAGAGCGTGGTCATCAAGTCTGGAGAGCCGCCCAAGTCCATAGAGATCCCGGCCGACATGGTCATCATCAACATCGGGTTCGCCATCGAGCACGAGGACGCCAAGAACTGGGGCGTGAGACTGGAGAACGGCCTGATCGTGGTGGATAGCGAGATGAAGACATCCAGGCGGGGGATCTTCGCCTGCGGGGACATTGCAGTCTACCCAGGCAAATACAAGCAGATCGTCACCGCCTGCGGGGAAGGGGCAACGGCCGCCAACAGCGCCTTCAAGTACATCCAGAAACCGTACTGGGCCTGA
- a CDS encoding amidohydrolase family protein, whose amino-acid sequence MRCASGKVLTQEGFIDGYVGFEDGVVVEVAKGRPEASIVEGVITPTLVNAHTHLADCIVPMDLSMYLEDLVAPPNGLKHRMLGRASEDEILQGFLRMSALMRGRGVSRYIDFREGGEMGARMLSLTRGKPEPTVMGRPKDLSFDKEEVRRILQVADGIGVSSISDWDYGTLSDLSSFVRSQGKRFAIHASERVREDIDKVLDLEPAFVVHMTQATGSDIEFCAQAKVPIVACPRSNMFFGNLPPLATMLEKGAIVALGTDNAMLALPDILVEMEFAARLLRMQGVKDVRSVLDMAISSGRKLLNQKIPIGIEPGMPCDFMVTRPLGGDPATDLVLRGSSADPLMVCMGLELWSGPR is encoded by the coding sequence ATGCGCTGCGCCTCCGGGAAGGTCCTCACCCAAGAAGGCTTCATCGATGGGTATGTCGGCTTTGAGGATGGGGTCGTGGTGGAGGTGGCCAAGGGCCGGCCCGAAGCTTCCATCGTGGAAGGGGTCATCACCCCCACTCTGGTCAACGCGCACACCCATCTGGCGGATTGCATCGTTCCTATGGATCTCTCCATGTACCTCGAGGACCTGGTGGCGCCGCCGAACGGCCTGAAGCATCGAATGCTAGGCAGAGCGAGCGAAGATGAGATCTTACAGGGCTTTCTGCGAATGAGTGCGCTCATGCGTGGTCGAGGGGTTTCGCGCTACATCGACTTCCGCGAGGGCGGAGAGATGGGTGCCCGAATGCTCTCCCTCACCCGGGGAAAGCCCGAGCCGACCGTCATGGGCCGACCCAAGGACCTCTCATTCGACAAGGAGGAGGTGCGAAGGATACTGCAGGTCGCCGATGGCATCGGAGTGTCCAGCATCTCCGATTGGGACTATGGAACGCTGAGCGACCTCTCGTCCTTTGTTCGATCCCAGGGCAAGCGATTCGCCATCCATGCCAGCGAGAGAGTGCGCGAGGACATCGACAAGGTGCTCGACCTCGAACCTGCTTTCGTCGTGCATATGACCCAGGCTACGGGATCGGACATAGAGTTCTGTGCGCAGGCGAAGGTGCCGATCGTGGCCTGTCCCCGCTCCAACATGTTCTTCGGCAACCTGCCTCCCCTAGCCACCATGTTGGAAAAGGGAGCAATCGTGGCCCTGGGCACGGACAATGCCATGCTCGCCCTTCCTGATATCCTGGTGGAGATGGAGTTCGCGGCTAGGCTGCTCCGGATGCAGGGTGTCAAGGACGTCCGCTCGGTGCTCGATATGGCCATTTCCAGTGGCCGGAAATTATTAAATCAAAAGATACCCATAGGTATTGAACCTGGCATGCCCTGCGACTTCATGGTCACCCGGCCCCTAGGCGGTGATCCGGCCACGGACCTGGTGCTGCGAGGGAGCTCGGCCGACCCTCTCATGGTATGCATGGGACTGGAGCTATGGAGTGGACCGCGATGA
- a CDS encoding 4Fe-4S binding protein, with product MPPALPKRVLYDASSHWARGMPMAAKVKAEDCVGCGACEDACPQGAIKVDEIAVIDETDCVDCGACADECPNSAIVVDK from the coding sequence CTGCCACCCGCGCTCCCCAAAAGGGTTTTATATGATGCCTCTTCTCACTGGGCAAGAGGTATGCCAATGGCAGCAAAGGTCAAGGCAGAGGACTGTGTCGGGTGCGGCGCCTGCGAGGATGCCTGCCCTCAGGGTGCGATCAAAGTGGACGAGATCGCGGTCATCGACGAGACGGACTGCGTGGACTGCGGCGCTTGCGCCGACGAGTGCCCGAACTCTGCCATCGTGGTCGACAAGTAA
- a CDS encoding universal stress protein, with protein MTPFKKILIPTDGSEYTKEAIKKGLELAKTSEADVTALYVVDQTSFINFPMDSTIVSVYSLLENEGKDAVEYVRALGASMGLKVSVRIEEGSPSRKIIDASKDYDLIVMGTIGRTGISKLLLGSTVEKVVRFASCPVLVIRFPRGESI; from the coding sequence ATGACACCCTTCAAGAAGATACTGATACCCACGGACGGAAGCGAGTACACCAAGGAAGCGATCAAGAAGGGATTGGAACTGGCCAAGACGAGCGAGGCCGATGTGACCGCGTTGTACGTAGTGGACCAGACCTCCTTCATCAACTTTCCCATGGATTCGACCATAGTGAGCGTCTATTCCCTTCTGGAGAATGAGGGGAAGGATGCGGTGGAGTACGTGCGCGCTCTTGGTGCAAGCATGGGCCTGAAGGTTAGCGTTAGGATCGAAGAGGGCTCGCCCTCGCGCAAGATCATCGACGCTTCTAAGGATTACGATCTGATAGTAATGGGAACGATTGGACGGACCGGCATCTCCAAGCTCCTGCTGGGCAGCACGGTGGAAAAGGTGGTGCGTTTCGCCTCCTGCCCCGTATTGGTGATACGCTTTCCTCGAGGTGAATCTATATGA
- the glyS gene encoding glycine--tRNA ligase: MNSADILSLCKRRGFIWPAYEIYGGIAGLYDYGPLGTAMKNNITNAWRKAYTLGEGFIEIDSDTIGPEAVFKASGHVDQFSDKLVTCAQCKTPFRADHLLQDLHPNPGTLSLTGIDQHILAKGVKCPDCGGELSPAEDFNLMFKTTIGPGSAGRVGFLRPETAQGIFVNFNSLYRHMREKLPFGVIQVGRGYRNEISPRQGVIRLREFNMMEAELFVDPKDKTWPRYDAVKNDLLRLVPNDPGDAEVQMPLREAVENRIIANQTLAYFLWFTQRFLTVVGVDPERLRFRQHLKNEMAHYAADCWDAEALLSFGWTEIVGIADRGCWDLSRHIEHSKVNMTAFKRFETPTEVEKEVIKPKYGLLGPQFKARSSLVGKALESADVSRVGRDGIEVEVEGQVIAVERKCFDVVKVKERVAGESFVPHVIEPSHGLDRILYTCLEHAYTEKEDKEGKYLVLRLTNVSAPIKAGVFPLMGKDDLVHVAAELDAQLRRIGVETSFDDSGSIGRRYARMDEIGTPYCITVDYQTLEDGTVTVRDRDSTEQVRVKREQVVPVLIALLNVDKTFAEFKT, from the coding sequence ATGAACTCAGCGGACATCCTCTCCCTGTGCAAGCGCAGGGGGTTCATCTGGCCAGCATACGAGATCTATGGCGGCATCGCCGGACTGTACGACTACGGGCCATTGGGCACGGCCATGAAGAACAACATCACCAATGCCTGGCGCAAGGCCTATACCCTGGGCGAAGGGTTCATCGAGATAGATTCGGACACCATCGGGCCGGAGGCGGTTTTCAAAGCCTCCGGGCACGTGGACCAGTTCTCGGACAAGCTGGTCACTTGCGCTCAGTGCAAAACGCCTTTCAGAGCGGACCATCTGCTCCAGGACCTGCACCCGAACCCTGGCACGCTCTCGCTGACCGGGATCGACCAGCATATCCTTGCTAAGGGCGTGAAGTGTCCAGATTGCGGGGGTGAGCTGTCCCCGGCGGAGGACTTCAATCTCATGTTCAAGACCACCATCGGCCCGGGTTCCGCCGGCCGTGTTGGTTTCCTGAGACCAGAGACGGCTCAGGGCATCTTCGTCAACTTCAATTCGCTCTACCGCCATATGCGAGAGAAGCTGCCTTTCGGGGTCATTCAGGTCGGCCGCGGCTACCGGAACGAGATCTCCCCCCGACAAGGCGTGATTCGCCTTCGGGAGTTCAATATGATGGAGGCGGAGCTGTTCGTCGACCCGAAGGACAAGACCTGGCCCCGCTACGACGCGGTCAAGAACGACCTCCTGCGATTGGTCCCCAATGATCCAGGGGACGCGGAGGTCCAGATGCCGCTTCGAGAAGCGGTGGAGAACCGCATCATCGCCAACCAGACCTTGGCCTACTTCCTCTGGTTCACGCAGCGCTTCCTCACAGTGGTAGGCGTGGACCCGGAGCGCCTCCGCTTCAGGCAGCATCTGAAGAACGAGATGGCCCACTACGCCGCCGACTGCTGGGATGCGGAAGCGCTGCTATCCTTCGGCTGGACCGAGATCGTCGGCATAGCGGACAGAGGCTGCTGGGACCTGTCCCGGCACATCGAGCATTCCAAGGTGAACATGACCGCCTTCAAGCGCTTTGAGACGCCGACGGAAGTGGAGAAGGAGGTCATCAAGCCGAAGTACGGCCTCTTGGGGCCGCAGTTCAAGGCCAGGTCGTCCCTGGTCGGCAAGGCTCTGGAGAGCGCGGACGTATCCCGCGTTGGCAGGGACGGCATCGAAGTGGAGGTCGAAGGACAGGTCATCGCCGTCGAAAGGAAATGCTTCGATGTGGTCAAAGTGAAGGAGAGGGTGGCGGGAGAGAGCTTCGTGCCTCATGTGATCGAGCCTTCCCATGGTCTGGACCGTATACTGTACACCTGCCTGGAGCACGCCTATACGGAGAAGGAGGACAAAGAGGGGAAATACCTGGTGCTCCGTCTCACAAACGTCTCCGCGCCGATCAAGGCGGGCGTGTTCCCTCTAATGGGCAAGGATGACCTGGTCCATGTGGCGGCGGAATTGGACGCTCAGCTGCGGCGGATCGGAGTGGAGACGAGCTTTGACGATTCCGGATCGATAGGACGGAGGTATGCGCGGATGGACGAGATCGGCACCCCGTACTGCATCACCGTGGACTACCAGACCCTTGAGGATGGCACTGTCACGGTTCGAGACCGGGACTCGACGGAACAGGTCCGGGTGAAACGAGAGCAGGTCGTGCCAGTCCTGATCGCCCTGCTCAATGTGGACAAGACATTCGCGGAGTTCAAGACCTGA
- a CDS encoding CBS domain-containing protein, which produces MTTVGEVMTTNPIVAQVPGSRDEVLRIMIKHNLTGLPVVKRTNGSLSGMITRQDIFDKPDEDQLAMLMARDPPIIGPKDSVEKAAKIFCNSHIHHLSVVEKNRLVGIVTPTDLLGVVEKRSFEKAVETVIKSTCVPIYEDTPLAVALITLKVSKVNALPVLDDRGRLVGILTDRDIFNNSFIDGSMVVADMGSGQDEDEWSWEGLRNVMKLWYEVSKIELPGVPVRSIMVKNPTTVFRKTSVSEAARIMRKNDFGQLPVRDSKDHLLAMIYDLDVISVLCGERE; this is translated from the coding sequence ATGACCACAGTGGGCGAGGTCATGACCACCAATCCCATCGTGGCACAGGTGCCTGGCAGCCGGGACGAGGTGCTCCGCATAATGATCAAGCACAACCTCACCGGGCTGCCGGTGGTGAAGCGGACGAACGGGTCCCTTTCGGGCATGATTACCAGGCAGGACATTTTCGACAAGCCGGACGAGGACCAGCTGGCCATGCTGATGGCCCGCGATCCTCCGATAATCGGTCCGAAGGATTCGGTGGAGAAGGCGGCCAAGATCTTCTGCAATAGTCATATTCACCACCTTTCGGTGGTGGAGAAGAATCGGTTGGTAGGGATTGTCACCCCCACCGATCTGCTCGGTGTGGTGGAGAAGAGAAGCTTCGAGAAGGCGGTGGAGACGGTCATCAAGTCCACCTGCGTTCCCATCTACGAGGACACGCCTCTGGCGGTCGCCCTCATCACCCTGAAAGTGAGCAAGGTGAACGCGCTACCAGTATTGGACGATAGAGGGAGACTGGTAGGCATCCTGACCGACCGGGACATCTTCAACAATTCGTTCATCGACGGTTCGATGGTCGTGGCCGACATGGGCAGCGGGCAGGACGAGGACGAATGGAGCTGGGAAGGCCTTCGCAATGTGATGAAGCTCTGGTATGAGGTGTCCAAAATCGAGCTTCCCGGAGTGCCAGTGAGGAGCATCATGGTCAAGAACCCCACCACTGTCTTCCGCAAGACCTCGGTCTCCGAGGCGGCAAGGATCATGAGGAAGAACGACTTCGGGCAGTTGCCGGTGAGGGACTCGAAAGATCACCTCCTGGCGATGATCTACGACCTGGACGTCATCTCCGTGCTATGTGGTGAACGAGAATGA
- the thpR gene encoding RNA 2',3'-cyclic phosphodiesterase, whose amino-acid sequence MRFRAFIAVDIDPLPPLLDFNRELMDVGRGLKPVEMGSVHITLKFLGDIDDALVPRIVECMRSSAKGISPFEIRVRGSGVFPSRSNAKVVWAGLEGAEPLRLMTQRLESCLEPLGFLKEGREFKAHLTMARVKDPRASADAARVADLYKEIEFGTQPVKELRLKKSVLSPRGPTYSDVATVLLGL is encoded by the coding sequence ATGAGATTCCGAGCCTTCATCGCCGTGGATATCGACCCTTTGCCTCCCCTGCTCGATTTCAACCGAGAGCTGATGGACGTAGGTCGTGGCCTCAAGCCGGTGGAGATGGGGTCGGTGCACATCACCCTCAAGTTCCTGGGCGACATCGATGATGCGCTCGTTCCTCGGATCGTTGAATGCATGCGCTCCTCCGCGAAAGGCATCTCCCCTTTCGAAATCAGGGTCCGGGGGTCTGGGGTCTTCCCCTCCCGTTCGAACGCCAAGGTAGTGTGGGCCGGCCTGGAGGGCGCTGAGCCATTGCGACTGATGACGCAGCGTCTGGAGTCATGCCTCGAGCCCCTCGGTTTCCTTAAGGAGGGTCGGGAGTTCAAGGCGCACCTCACCATGGCAAGGGTCAAGGACCCGCGAGCGTCCGCGGACGCGGCCCGGGTGGCGGACCTATACAAGGAAATTGAGTTCGGAACGCAGCCAGTGAAAGAACTGCGATTGAAGAAGAGCGTCCTCAGCCCTCGCGGCCCCACCTATAGCGACGTGGCGACCGTTCTTCTCGGCCTCTAG
- a CDS encoding carboxypeptidase-like regulatory domain-containing protein: MRRKQIESDRNGGIEGLPLQLMIIVLIAGISMAIILGWTSGLGAPRTIASVNSDPSEIIVADANGDGLYTNDGLDIVIFVVDNEGKGVEGATVVLKGGGVTTDEGKTPHATTDQQGRASFSSLSVSKYGRSVSFVTVTVVKSNFVSTASLTIPVIAE, translated from the coding sequence GTGAGGCGGAAGCAGATCGAGAGCGATCGGAACGGGGGGATCGAAGGGCTGCCTTTGCAGCTCATGATCATCGTCCTGATCGCGGGCATAAGCATGGCGATAATCCTTGGCTGGACCAGCGGGCTGGGAGCGCCGAGGACGATTGCGAGCGTGAACTCGGACCCGTCGGAGATCATCGTGGCCGATGCCAACGGTGACGGTCTTTACACCAATGATGGCCTGGACATAGTGATCTTCGTCGTGGACAACGAGGGCAAGGGCGTCGAAGGTGCCACGGTAGTGCTCAAAGGGGGCGGGGTGACCACGGATGAAGGCAAGACCCCGCACGCCACCACCGATCAACAGGGCAGAGCGAGCTTCTCATCCTTGAGCGTATCGAAATACGGCCGGTCCGTTTCATTCGTGACCGTGACGGTGGTGAAGAGCAACTTCGTCTCCACGGCCTCGCTCACCATCCCGGTCATAGCGGAGTGA
- a CDS encoding ATP-grasp domain-containing protein, producing MFKRLLVANRGEIAIRVMRTCKRLNIPTVAIYTAIDQHCKHVHLADKAVELHSDKNMIGYLDIDAIMEVAERMKVDAIHPGYGFLSEKAEFARRCEDAGITFVGPSARAMSLLGSKLDAREFMEKHGIHTTPGTLKPLNSAEEAKREAIRIGYPIMLKAAGGGGGRGMRVVEKEEEMDQAFESARAEADKAFKDPQIFMERRVVKPHHIEFQMVGDSQGNGYCLGERECSVQRRNQKLVEETPSCSVTEEMRLELFPKIEEALMKAGYHSLCTFEFLMNAGGELYFMEANTRIQVEHPVTEQVTGLDLVEVQLKIASDKDVGEELRGAKPRGAAMEFRVNAENPFNNFFPSPGRIDKYIEPAGEGIRVDSHAYEGYVVPTEFDPMLAKLIVWGQDRNETLIRARDALDRFTLTGLKTTIPYHRLVVRSKAFRSGHYSTDFVKEHPPSELIKQESFALFEGDET from the coding sequence GTGTTCAAGAGATTGCTGGTCGCCAACCGAGGAGAAATCGCCATCCGGGTGATGCGGACGTGCAAGCGCCTTAACATCCCTACCGTCGCGATCTACACTGCCATCGATCAGCACTGCAAGCACGTCCACCTGGCAGACAAGGCGGTGGAACTTCACAGCGACAAGAACATGATAGGCTATCTGGACATCGACGCTATCATGGAGGTCGCCGAGAGAATGAAGGTGGACGCCATCCATCCCGGATACGGCTTCCTCTCCGAGAAGGCGGAGTTCGCCCGGCGATGCGAGGACGCAGGCATCACGTTCGTAGGTCCAAGCGCCCGAGCGATGTCTCTCTTGGGCAGCAAGCTCGACGCCCGGGAGTTCATGGAGAAGCACGGGATCCACACCACCCCCGGAACCCTCAAACCTCTGAATTCGGCGGAGGAGGCCAAGCGCGAGGCGATACGAATCGGCTATCCGATCATGCTCAAGGCCGCCGGCGGAGGCGGAGGAAGGGGAATGAGGGTGGTGGAGAAGGAGGAGGAGATGGACCAGGCCTTTGAGTCCGCCCGAGCAGAAGCGGACAAGGCCTTCAAGGACCCCCAGATCTTCATGGAGCGTCGGGTCGTGAAACCGCATCACATCGAATTCCAGATGGTTGGGGATAGCCAAGGGAACGGCTATTGCCTGGGAGAAAGGGAGTGCTCCGTCCAACGACGCAACCAGAAGCTGGTGGAGGAAACGCCTTCCTGCTCCGTGACCGAGGAGATGCGGCTGGAGCTCTTTCCCAAGATAGAAGAGGCATTGATGAAGGCGGGCTATCACTCGCTTTGCACCTTCGAGTTCCTAATGAACGCTGGCGGTGAACTCTACTTCATGGAGGCTAACACCCGTATCCAAGTTGAGCATCCAGTGACGGAGCAGGTGACCGGATTGGACCTGGTGGAAGTACAGCTCAAGATCGCCTCCGACAAGGATGTGGGAGAAGAGCTGCGTGGAGCGAAGCCACGGGGAGCGGCGATGGAGTTCCGGGTGAACGCGGAGAACCCGTTCAACAACTTCTTTCCCTCACCGGGCAGGATCGATAAGTACATCGAACCAGCAGGAGAAGGCATCCGGGTCGATTCCCACGCCTATGAGGGATATGTGGTGCCCACGGAGTTCGACCCCATGCTGGCCAAACTCATAGTCTGGGGTCAAGACCGCAACGAGACGCTCATCCGGGCGAGGGACGCCTTGGACCGCTTCACGCTGACCGGACTGAAGACCACCATCCCCTACCACCGTCTGGTGGTTCGCTCGAAGGCCTTCCGCTCTGGACACTACAGCACCGACTTCGTCAAGGAGCATCCGCCCTCGGAGCTGATAAAGCAGGAAAGCTTCGCCCTCTTCGAAGGCGATGAGACCTAG